A stretch of the Asticcacaulis sp. ZE23SCel15 genome encodes the following:
- a CDS encoding TonB-dependent receptor: MTRQHQSGLKTILWGASLIALISGIPAYAQDTAPVAADETTEVIVTAQKRRQRAIDVPIGMNVLSGEALEKRAIDTVNDLQFSIPGLTLRYDGPGSSQIFMRGVSNIRGSDAQVSIYMDDLPVTMTGGYRQLDLRMLDIERIEVLKGPQGTLYGQGAMAGTIRFVTVSPSLTGGISGEVKADYSVIKDGDANPKLSGAVTVPLIEGKMALRLAGQIEEGGGWIDQPGLGIEDGNNQDLYNLRAKLYYKPNDVFDLTAMAGIYEMESEFGLAYENEDRTRPTPVSDDYDLLPPRHDHAWFYNLTANYDLGFGRLTSSTSYSRLNRDYTLTYIAGPGTGFTFQNEGFDGNSDRAKQFTQEVRLSSSGEGPWQYTVGAFYRDAEGNLDDAGISYYAGGTYPFTYRKYDTSESISLFGDLSYKFTDKLTIGAGVRTFRDKATAVGLDEVVQSETFKSTDPRVYFTYALDRRLNVYGNIAKGFRSGGFNAAGLPDYDPEKILNYELGTKGQVADGRVRFDLAAFFSKYDDALRTGQFFNFDENGGSVVSLTRNVGEMEIKGLEGSVDWWISPDWSVSATAAYTDSEVTKVNVGSGESAGVEVGDPSDYTPKLSYSLATDYEFNWSPNVEGFVHADYSWRDKISATDGSVLVPRTQWSDSIGLLNARIGAKWSSLAVELYANNITDENKTLDPYWVWQQSSRSKPRTVGITLSHSF, translated from the coding sequence ATGACTAGACAACACCAATCGGGTTTGAAAACCATACTGTGGGGCGCATCTTTGATCGCGCTGATCAGCGGGATTCCAGCCTATGCGCAGGACACAGCACCAGTTGCGGCGGATGAGACCACCGAAGTGATCGTGACCGCCCAAAAGCGCCGCCAGCGCGCCATCGACGTGCCGATCGGCATGAATGTCTTAAGCGGTGAGGCGCTCGAAAAGCGCGCCATTGACACCGTCAATGATCTGCAATTTTCCATTCCCGGCCTGACCCTGCGCTATGACGGGCCGGGCTCGTCGCAGATCTTCATGCGCGGCGTGTCTAACATTCGCGGCTCAGACGCGCAGGTGTCGATCTATATGGATGACCTGCCCGTCACCATGACCGGCGGTTATCGTCAGCTTGACCTGCGCATGCTTGATATCGAACGCATCGAAGTCCTGAAAGGCCCGCAAGGCACGCTTTATGGGCAGGGCGCTATGGCCGGTACGATCCGTTTCGTCACCGTGTCGCCCAGCCTGACCGGCGGAATTTCGGGTGAGGTTAAGGCCGACTATTCCGTCATCAAGGACGGCGATGCCAACCCTAAACTGAGCGGGGCCGTGACCGTGCCTCTAATCGAAGGCAAGATGGCGCTGCGTCTGGCCGGTCAGATCGAAGAGGGCGGCGGTTGGATTGATCAGCCCGGCCTTGGCATCGAAGACGGCAACAATCAGGACCTCTACAACCTGCGCGCCAAGCTCTATTATAAGCCGAACGATGTCTTTGACCTGACCGCGATGGCGGGCATCTATGAGATGGAAAGCGAGTTTGGTCTGGCCTATGAAAACGAAGATCGCACCCGTCCGACGCCGGTCAGCGACGACTATGACCTGCTGCCGCCGCGCCATGATCATGCCTGGTTCTATAATCTGACGGCCAACTATGATCTCGGTTTTGGCCGCCTGACCTCATCGACCAGCTATTCGCGCCTGAACCGCGACTATACCCTAACCTATATCGCCGGGCCCGGTACCGGCTTTACCTTCCAGAACGAAGGCTTTGACGGTAACAGCGACCGCGCCAAACAGTTCACTCAGGAAGTTCGCCTGTCGTCTTCGGGCGAAGGTCCGTGGCAATATACGGTCGGCGCGTTTTACCGTGACGCCGAAGGTAATCTGGATGACGCGGGTATCTCATACTATGCGGGCGGCACCTATCCCTTCACCTACCGCAAATATGATACGTCTGAGTCCATCTCCCTGTTTGGTGACCTGTCCTATAAGTTCACGGATAAGCTGACCATCGGGGCGGGGGTGCGCACATTTCGCGACAAAGCAACAGCGGTGGGGCTGGATGAGGTTGTCCAGAGCGAGACCTTCAAATCGACCGATCCGCGTGTCTATTTCACATATGCGCTCGATCGTCGTCTGAATGTCTATGGCAACATCGCCAAGGGCTTCCGCTCGGGTGGGTTCAATGCGGCGGGTCTGCCGGACTATGATCCGGAAAAGATCCTCAACTATGAACTGGGCACCAAGGGTCAAGTCGCTGACGGCCGTGTACGCTTTGATCTGGCGGCCTTCTTCAGTAAATATGACGATGCCCTTCGCACGGGTCAGTTCTTCAACTTTGATGAAAATGGCGGCAGCGTCGTCAGCCTGACCCGCAATGTCGGGGAGATGGAAATCAAGGGCCTTGAAGGCAGCGTCGACTGGTGGATCAGCCCTGACTGGTCGGTGTCGGCTACGGCCGCCTATACCGACAGCGAAGTGACCAAGGTCAATGTCGGCTCAGGGGAGAGCGCCGGTGTCGAAGTCGGTGACCCCAGCGACTATACGCCAAAGCTCAGCTACTCGCTGGCCACGGATTATGAGTTCAACTGGTCACCGAATGTCGAAGGCTTTGTCCATGCCGACTATAGCTGGCGTGACAAAATCTCGGCCACCGACGGCTCGGTGCTGGTGCCGCGCACCCAGTGGTCGGACTCAATTGGCCTGCTGAATGCCCGCATCGGCGCAAAATGGTCGTCTCTGGCGGTTGAACTTTATGCCAACAACATCACCGATGAGAACAAGACCCTCGATCCGTACTGGGTATGGCAGCAGTCGTCCCGCTCCAAGCCCCGCACGGTCGGCATTACCCTGTCGCATTCGTTCTAA
- a CDS encoding P1 family peptidase: protein MMTMKSHLSLMALAFALGAMPALSQTPAPKLNPPDSQADLKPVVNTGGEVMNFDWPMLKVGMAEYSEGPTGVTVIRFGRKVLGAVDVRGGGPGTVNTEYLDLFYNVPEVDSVVFSGGSWYGLESVTAVNTALKDEGTRSGHWDNIGLAVGSIIYDFGDRRLNEIYPDKKLAQAAFHAAETGVFRNGSAGAGRNTRTGYYFGCNSPSGQGGAFKQVGDIKIAAFTVVNAFGVVADRDGKVQACYGGENWPKDLMVKDLMQNLPDSQKPGWTVPGGPKRNTTVSLIVVNQKMDPAELKRLAVQVHTSMARGIQPYATMGDGDVMYAISTAEVDAPEGMTNPQLGGIASEVMWDAILNSVPEQPSLPVVTSAPQVTEKAIKAYAGDYRFSNIVSVKVTADGGKLYAQATGERKAYNVPKDAKVELIPYKDGVFMVPGRYPTVLDFTTKGKLVMNPGQWGQTAIKK, encoded by the coding sequence ATGATGACCATGAAATCCCACTTATCACTGATGGCGCTCGCTTTTGCGCTGGGGGCCATGCCCGCCCTTTCTCAAACCCCTGCGCCCAAGCTTAATCCGCCCGACAGTCAGGCCGATCTGAAGCCGGTGGTCAACACCGGCGGTGAGGTCATGAATTTCGACTGGCCGATGCTGAAAGTCGGCATGGCGGAATATTCTGAGGGCCCGACCGGCGTAACCGTCATCCGCTTTGGCCGTAAGGTCTTAGGCGCGGTCGATGTGCGCGGCGGCGGGCCGGGGACGGTCAATACCGAATATCTCGATCTGTTTTATAACGTGCCCGAAGTGGACTCGGTCGTGTTTTCCGGCGGTTCCTGGTACGGTCTTGAGAGCGTCACGGCGGTCAACACAGCGCTTAAGGACGAAGGTACTAGGTCCGGCCACTGGGACAATATCGGGCTGGCGGTCGGCTCAATCATCTACGACTTTGGTGATCGTCGTCTGAATGAAATCTATCCCGATAAGAAACTGGCGCAGGCGGCGTTTCATGCGGCTGAAACCGGCGTGTTTCGCAACGGTTCGGCCGGCGCCGGACGCAACACCCGCACGGGCTACTACTTCGGCTGTAACTCACCATCGGGTCAGGGGGGCGCGTTCAAACAGGTTGGTGACATCAAGATCGCGGCCTTTACCGTCGTCAATGCTTTTGGCGTGGTGGCGGATCGTGACGGCAAGGTTCAGGCCTGCTACGGCGGCGAAAACTGGCCCAAAGACCTTATGGTCAAGGACCTGATGCAGAACCTGCCCGACAGTCAGAAACCGGGCTGGACCGTGCCCGGCGGGCCCAAGCGCAACACCACGGTCAGCCTGATTGTGGTCAATCAGAAGATGGACCCGGCCGAGCTTAAGCGGCTGGCGGTGCAGGTCCATACCTCAATGGCGCGCGGGATTCAGCCCTATGCCACCATGGGCGACGGCGATGTCATGTATGCCATATCCACCGCTGAGGTCGATGCGCCGGAGGGCATGACCAATCCTCAACTGGGCGGGATCGCCAGCGAGGTGATGTGGGACGCTATTCTGAACTCCGTGCCGGAGCAACCCTCGCTGCCGGTGGTGACATCAGCGCCACAGGTGACGGAAAAGGCGATAAAAGCCTATGCGGGCGATTACCGCTTCTCCAACATCGTGAGTGTGAAAGTGACCGCAGACGGTGGCAAACTCTATGCTCAGGCCACCGGCGAGCGCAAAGCCTATAATGTGCCCAAAGACGCAAAGGTGGAGCTAATCCCCTATAAAGACGGGGTTTTTATGGTGCCGGGGCGTTATCCGACCGTGCTCGATTTCACCACCAAAGGCAAGCTGGTGATGAATCCGGGGCAGTGGGGACAGACCGCGATAAAGAAGTAA
- a CDS encoding aspartate aminotransferase family protein: protein MTQTDLIARRDRLLGPAYRLFYDEPAHFVRGEGVWLYDAAGDAFLDVYNNVASLGHCHPRVVAAITKQAATLNTHTRYLHETILDCAEALLATLPDHIDRVMFTCSGSEANDLAVRIAEAYTGRTGVIVTELAYHGVTHAVSQMSPSLGDGVVRGPHIFTVPSPLKFAPKDRAAGFAQAMDDVIARMTKAGFPPALFICDTLFSSDGVISDPAGFVKPAVERVQAAGGLFVADEVQAGFGRTGEAMWGFQRHGLNPDLVSMGKPMGNGHPVAGVAMRAELIEQFGKKSRYFNTFGGNPVSSAAALAVLNVIADEGLITNAREVGAYLKDGLHTLSDHSDHVGEVRGTGLFFGVDIITDGQPDGGRARRIVNYLRQHKVLISATGPHGNVLKIRPPLVFRPEHVDRLLAVLSAAVSNS, encoded by the coding sequence ATGACCCAAACCGATCTGATCGCGCGCCGCGACCGTCTGCTGGGGCCTGCTTACCGGCTGTTTTACGACGAGCCAGCCCATTTCGTGCGCGGCGAAGGGGTATGGCTCTATGATGCAGCGGGCGACGCCTTTCTCGATGTCTATAACAATGTCGCGTCCCTGGGCCATTGTCACCCGCGTGTGGTGGCGGCCATCACAAAGCAGGCGGCAACCTTAAATACCCATACCCGTTATCTGCATGAGACGATTTTGGACTGTGCGGAAGCTCTGCTGGCAACCTTACCGGATCACATCGACCGGGTGATGTTCACCTGCTCCGGCAGTGAGGCCAATGATCTGGCGGTGCGCATTGCCGAGGCCTATACGGGGCGGACCGGCGTAATCGTTACCGAACTGGCCTATCACGGTGTCACCCATGCGGTGTCGCAAATGTCGCCGTCTTTGGGGGACGGGGTGGTGCGCGGGCCGCACATATTTACCGTGCCGTCGCCGCTTAAGTTTGCCCCTAAGGATCGCGCTGCAGGCTTTGCGCAAGCCATGGATGATGTCATTGCGCGCATGACCAAGGCTGGCTTTCCGCCCGCCCTGTTTATCTGCGATACGCTGTTCTCCAGCGACGGGGTGATTTCTGATCCGGCCGGTTTCGTAAAGCCCGCCGTTGAGCGGGTGCAGGCGGCGGGCGGTTTGTTTGTGGCCGATGAGGTTCAGGCCGGGTTTGGCCGCACCGGTGAGGCCATGTGGGGCTTTCAGCGCCACGGTCTCAACCCCGATCTGGTCAGCATGGGCAAGCCGATGGGCAATGGCCATCCGGTCGCGGGTGTGGCCATGCGGGCGGAACTGATCGAACAGTTTGGTAAAAAATCGCGCTATTTTAATACCTTCGGTGGCAATCCGGTCTCAAGTGCGGCAGCGCTTGCGGTTTTAAATGTCATTGCTGACGAAGGATTGATAACCAATGCCCGTGAGGTCGGTGCGTATCTTAAGGACGGTCTGCACACGCTGAGCGACCACAGCGATCATGTCGGTGAGGTGCGCGGGACGGGGCTTTTCTTTGGCGTGGATATCATAACGGACGGCCAGCCCGATGGAGGCCGCGCCCGCCGGATCGTCAATTATTTACGCCAGCACAAGGTTCTGATCAGCGCCACCGGCCCGCACGGTAATGTCCTCAAAATCCGCCCGCCGCTGGTGTTTCGCCCTGAGCATGTTGACCGGCTTTTGGCCGTGCTTAGTGCCGCGGTTTCCAACTCATGA
- a CDS encoding phosphotransferase encodes MTANLSEASLSDTHVPRISAERAQAIARQHYGLKAEARELTGERDRNFHLKAAQAEYVLKISSALEDPATTAFQNAMLRRLEGTGTDVPIPRLVPTIDGADEALIDAEGGAHHIVRLVTYLSGTPLAYWPPSHAIRIQVAQISARMVLALEDFSSPYSDTDMLWNIARADRIRPLLSAVEDRAVREVSEAVFARFDDVVAPTLAALPAQFIHNDLNLHNLIIGDGGLISGVIDFGDAVKSHAVCDLATAAAYQLFDVDDPITALSEMVAAFHAVRPLTEAEIELIFDLVRARWAITVGIAHWRARRHPANGVYIMRNAPRSITALMAVAELSPSDVADKLKTACQRSAT; translated from the coding sequence ATGACGGCAAATCTATCCGAAGCGTCTTTGTCCGACACCCATGTGCCGCGCATCTCTGCCGAACGGGCGCAGGCTATTGCCCGCCAGCATTATGGCCTGAAGGCTGAAGCACGGGAACTGACCGGAGAGCGCGATCGCAATTTTCACCTGAAGGCCGCTCAGGCTGAATATGTGCTAAAAATCTCCAGCGCCCTGGAAGATCCGGCGACGACCGCCTTTCAAAACGCCATGTTGCGGCGTCTTGAAGGGACGGGTACGGATGTGCCGATCCCGCGCCTTGTCCCAACGATTGACGGTGCTGATGAGGCCCTGATCGACGCAGAGGGCGGCGCGCACCACATTGTACGGTTGGTGACATACCTTAGCGGCACGCCCTTAGCCTACTGGCCGCCGTCGCATGCTATCCGCATTCAGGTCGCGCAGATTTCGGCGCGCATGGTGCTGGCGCTTGAGGATTTTTCGTCGCCCTACAGCGATACTGATATGCTGTGGAATATCGCCCGCGCCGACCGCATACGGCCGTTGCTGAGCGCGGTTGAGGATCGTGCGGTGCGTGAAGTGTCTGAGGCCGTCTTTGCCCGTTTTGACGATGTGGTGGCGCCGACCTTGGCGGCATTGCCAGCGCAGTTCATCCATAATGATCTTAATCTGCATAATCTGATTATCGGCGATGGCGGACTGATCAGCGGGGTGATCGACTTTGGCGATGCCGTAAAGTCGCACGCCGTGTGTGATCTGGCCACCGCCGCCGCCTATCAGCTATTTGATGTCGATGACCCCATCACCGCCCTGTCTGAGATGGTGGCGGCATTCCATGCTGTTCGCCCGTTAACCGAAGCTGAGATTGAGCTGATCTTTGATCTGGTCAGGGCACGCTGGGCGATTACGGTGGGCATTGCCCACTGGCGCGCGCGGCGTCATCCGGCCAATGGCGTCTACATCATGCGTAATGCCCCGCGCTCAATCACGGCGCTTATGGCGGTGGCGGAGCTATCGCCGTCAGATGTTGCCGATAAACTAAAAACCGCCTGTCAACGGAGTGCTACATGA
- a CDS encoding FMN-binding negative transcriptional regulator: MADSPAPPLYRPAAYDAADPVKIVRDHPFALLVSPQMHATFTPIIFEFDDRSDVMVGHMAGRNAHALSLLTGDKALAVFSGPHAYISPRWYVEKPSVPTWNYVSANVRGTLEVITDDTAQLAILRRSIDLMEAGFDTPWSIDDASEGKVDQLLPLIRSFRIHVESIEGVTKLSQTHPAGDRARIIAGLKAAPYPDLADHMIQQEEAPHTP, encoded by the coding sequence ATGGCCGACAGCCCCGCCCCACCGCTTTACCGCCCCGCCGCCTATGACGCCGCCGATCCGGTCAAAATCGTGCGCGACCACCCGTTTGCGCTTTTGGTGTCACCGCAGATGCACGCGACCTTCACGCCGATCATTTTCGAGTTCGATGATCGCAGCGATGTCATGGTCGGCCATATGGCGGGCCGTAACGCCCATGCCCTGAGCCTTCTGACCGGCGATAAGGCTTTGGCGGTATTCTCAGGGCCCCACGCCTATATCTCTCCGCGCTGGTACGTTGAGAAACCGAGCGTGCCGACCTGGAACTATGTCTCGGCCAATGTGCGCGGTACGCTTGAGGTCATAACCGATGACACCGCGCAATTGGCCATTCTTCGCCGCAGCATTGACCTCATGGAGGCGGGATTTGACACGCCGTGGTCAATCGACGACGCTTCTGAGGGCAAGGTTGATCAGCTCCTGCCGCTGATCCGCAGTTTCCGCATCCATGTCGAGAGCATCGAAGGTGTGACCAAACTCAGCCAGACTCACCCCGCCGGTGACCGCGCCCGCATCATCGCCGGGTTGAAAGCCGCACCTTATCCGGATCTGGCCGATCACATGATCCAACAAGAAGAGGCCCCACACACCCCTTAG